In Vigna angularis cultivar LongXiaoDou No.4 chromosome 8, ASM1680809v1, whole genome shotgun sequence, the DNA window GAGATTAGCACTCACATTGGGAAAGAGAGATTCATAAGTGAGTCAGATGTGAATAAGTTAGTATACCTTCAAGCAGTAGTGAAAGAGACACTGAGATTGTATCCACCAGGACCTCTTTCAGCACCTCGTGAATTCACAGAAGATTGCATGTTAGGTGGATATCACATAAAAAAGGGAACTCGATTAATCACAAACTTGTGGAAGATCCAAACTGATCCTAATATTTGGTTGGATCCATTGAAATTCAAACCAGAAAGATTTATTACTACTCACAGAGATGTTGATGTTAAAGGTCAAAATTTTGAGTTGCTACCGTTTGGAAGTGGCAGAAGAATATGTCCAGGAATATCCTTTGGTCTTAACATGATTCATTTAACTCTAGCTAATTTCTTACattcttttgaaatatttaataaacctAATGAAACTATTGATATGAGAGAAGCCCTTGGAATGACCAATGAAAAAGCTACTCCACTTGAGATTCTTGTTAAACCACGTTTGTCCTCAAACTATTATGAATCCATGTGATGTGGTAGCAGTGTTATTATCTGTTctaataaattagttaaaacTACACTTTGTAATCTTAAATTTGTCATGCAACATTGTTACAGATCATGGAATTTCTATCAGTGGAAGTGAGTGAAAGATAAAGATTTTCAGTTTTGTGTGCATCTggttttattatatgattagtTACTTCCTTGTAAGATCATATTATCTCCTACTTCCCTTGTGAATTTAAAGAGAATTTAACACAACCAACATCAATACgaataaatttgtttacatTATTTCGACAGTAGTTTTGACTTTGAGCAACTTAGCTAAATTCTCAAACGGTACTTATGAACAAGAGTTTGAACAATTAAAAAAGAGAGGTTAATCACTAGTACAGTTAAGGGAAATAATAGCGATTATTTTCGCTGATAGACACCGGTTCCTGAATCGAGGCATATTCGGGCGAGGTAAAAAGCGGTGGACTTTATGTCTCGGTTTTGAAACGGGACATATAATGATACGATTAGGCCTCGGTTCTAATAACCGAAATCGTTTCACTccctttactgcctcggttggagcctgaaccgaggcagtaaggtcctttttttttatttttttttcttcttctttagccACTCGTATCATTTTGGTGCCTCAAGCTTCTTTTATGTCTTTGCTCAAGCttcttgacaaaaaaatttcacaaacaAACCAGACCAAACACGCTTAAATCACGCTTCAATGgcagataaaacaaattttttggtACAAAGGATCCttctcagattcaattcaacaaatcaatttaacaagtaaagtcaaattcaatttaacaaaggaaccaaacaaatcaaaacaaaatcaaatcttcGGTGTGAACTcagattcaattcaattcaaaacaaaaagaaatgaaatctgGAGAAAAAAGCTTCTGGATTCGCCTCCGCCACCTCAATCGCCGCCTCCGCCTCCGCCTCCGCCATCACCGCTTCCTCTGccgcttctcctcctcctccgccacATCCTCTGCATTCGCCTCCGCGCCCTCCGCATTCGCCCCCGCGCCCTCCGCATCCGCCACCGCCATGCCGATATTCTCCTCCAGCCGCCGCATCTCATCGGAGATTGTCCACTCCTCTGTCGCGCGCTGCTCTTCCTCCGCCGCCGCCGACTACGCGATGCCTCTCCTTCCTCTTCATCGCGTGCTCTTTACGGAAACGGTGGTAGATCTGGGGCTGGCAGTGGCGTGGTGTGGTTTAGTTGTGGGAGGTTCGCGGGGGTAAGGAAGAAGCGGCAATGGAATGGAGGGAGAGAAGAATCCAAGAGCGAGAGGTGGCGAGAGCCtggggagggaggcgagagccaagggaggcgagagcgaggggaggggaggggaggcgagagccaggggagggagggagggagagcCAGGGGAGGCGAGAGTGCGGAGGGAGCTAGGTTAACTTGGGGAAAATTTtgggaaaaaaaagagaggcttatatgcctcgggTCTGAGGTAGTAGAGGcttatgcctcggtccttcctACCAACCAATGTCGTATAGTTCTTTCACCTCGGGTTTCTCTTAACCGCGTCAGAAACTACGTCAGACACTGATAATTAGGCACCGGTTGCCTTCACAACCGAAGTGAGATCTCTTTTTGGCACCGGTCTCGTCTGAACCGAGGCTTATAAGGTTTCGTTAATTACGAAACTGCCACCGTGTCTGAATAGACAACGGTTTTGTGTAAAAAAAggtctattgtgcgagtttaaaagtaTACATAGCAAAAAACGGTGATGCTTatcaatttttactatttcatttttttccgtATATATATCCCAATTACAATTCAGTACTATAAGATATATAacgtaaaaaaaatatcaaattaacttttaaatattaatataattaaattggcATATTATTAATGTCCCTGTTAATATTTGGGCACAATTTGTGTCAATATATCATagtgattatttttataaataacttaaactattttataattattttgattatttaaacgAAATTTAGTAGAGTTTAGGTTCAAcgaatataatttttgttctctcattattattattacgtTTTTATCTCCTATTTTTCAATCACGTTCTTCGGTCAATGtaatatttataagtatatattttttcataatgttTCTAAAATACGTAATTagaaactttttaatatatttcaaattgtatttttcaaaaagcatagaaaatttatttttcatctttctactaaaattaattataacaattttctactctttccttttccttttctttctttctgtttgattataattagttatattcAATGTGAAAGATGCATGAATGCGTTGGTCTTGTTATTGGTCACATGAGTCAATGTCTCACTGCTACACTTTTATCCTTCCTGGTCAACTATCCTTGGTCACCAAGGTTGTCCAATTATTCGCTTCAGCCACCTTAAAATAAACTAGTAGGTGGGTTTGGTCAATGTAAAACTTTCGGAGTTTcctaaaataagttttatgtacagtaaaaataaatgttataagaATAGAAATactgaattttaattttgtaggaacaaaaacaaaaaatattacagtaatataaaaagttatttataaattaaaaaaaatgtatttttaaaaaaaaaaatcaatatttgaaGTATTCATAATAACCCTTGTTTCGTCTCCAAGTTTTGTCTCTATTATGCAGAACTATCgactaatatattataatacttGCAGATCACGTAACAAAAAGTTGCTATAGTAGAATATCTTATATTTCATACACAACATTACAAAAATTTTGACTATTCCACACAAGCTTCCATTcattattataaacaaaaaatgacGCCATATTGGTCAAACATGTGGCCATGCAGAAAGGTTAGACCCATGCTTTCCCTATAAAagcagaaagaaaaacagtttcAAGACATTCCACCTTAACAAGCAAAAATGGACTTTCTCCTAAATTGCTTAACCTTAAACACCACCACTCTTATTGCATCGTTTCTTTCTCTAATCTTGTTATTTTTCTATCTATATCGTAGAATTTCTTCTGAGAAACGGGCTCCTATAGTGAAAGGTGCATGGCCAATACTTGGTCATCTTTCACTGTTAAATGGTTCAAAAACACCCCATAGAACTTTGGCTGCTTTGGCTGACAAGTATGGACCCTTGTTCACCATCAAACTCGGTCTGAAAGATGCTTTGGTGCTCAGCAACTGGGAAATGTCCAAGGAACTCTTCACCACAAACGACCTTGCCGTTTCATCACGCCCTAAACTCGTTGCTGTGGAAGTCATGTCCTACAACCAAGCCTTCGTAGGGTTGGCTCCATACGGACCCTATTGGCGAGAGCTTCGAAAGATTGTGACTAAAGAGTTTCTCTCCAACCGCAGAATAGAGCAACTCAGCCACATTCGTATCTCAGAGATTCAAACCTCATTCAAAGAGCTATGCGATTTATGCAATACTAGTGTAAACAACAAGAAGGAGAATGAATCTAGTTATGGTGCTGCTACTTTGGTGGACATGAAAGAGTGgtttgaacatttgactttCAATATAATAGTGAGGATGGTGGTGGGGAAGAGGTACTTTGGTGTGGCGCATGTGGAGGGCAAGGAGAAGGCAGAAAGGTTTATGAAGAATTTAGATGAGTTCATGAATTTGATGGGCACTTTCACTGTGGCTGATGGGGTTCCTTGCTTGAGGTGGTTGGATCTGGGGGGCCATGAGAAGGCCATGAAAGCAACGGCTAAGGAAATGGACACGTTGTTGAGTGAGTGGTTGGAGGAGCACCGTGAGAAGAAGGGTTTGGGTGAAAAGGTTAAGGGCGATCAAGACTTCATGGATGTGATGATTTCAGCACTTAATGGGGCTCCGATTCATGGGTTTGATGCTGATACCATTTGCAAAGCCACTACCCTGGTAAGTATAGTAATGAGCCATTTACTAAAATGCTATGAACATGGACATGGAAGCAAAATTGTATTCTGTCAAATATTGAATAGTATTTCCAGTTTATTTCCTGTTTTTGTTCGAAGAATTCTTGGTGAAGCTTGAACATATTTGCAGGAATTGATTTTGGGTGGAACTGATTCAACTGCTGTTACTCTTACATGGGCACTTAGTCTGCTAGTACGAAATCCTCTTGCAATGGAAAAGGCTAAAGAAGAAATAGACATGCAAATTGGGAAAGATGGATACATAAGAGAATCAGACATAAGCAAACTTGTGTATCTTCAAGCCATAGTGAAAGAGACATTAAGATTGTATCCACCAGCACCTCTTTCATCACCTCGTGTATTCATAGAAAACTGCATCTTAGGTGGCTACCACATAAAAAAGGGAACTCGACTAATGCATAACCTGTGGAAGATCCACAGAGACCCTAGTGTTTGGTCAGATCCTTTAGAATTCAAACCAGAAAGGTTCCTCACCACTCACCAACATGTGGATCTGAAAGGTCGACATTTTGAGTTGTTACCCTTTGGAAGTGGGAGAAGAATGTGTGCTGGAATGTCCCTTGGCTTAAACGTGCTTCATTTCACTTTGGCTAATATGTTGCATTCCTTTGACATCTCAAATCCTTCGACTGAACCTGTTGATATGACTGAGTTGTTTGGATTTGTCAATACGAGAGCTACTCCACTGGAGGTTTTGGTTAAGCCACGCCTACCTCCAAACTATTATGAATCTTTGTAATCCTTATGTTAGTAGTGTGCATGTTCTAAATTATGTTAGTAGTGATCTGATTGTGCTTAGTTATTTTATGTTGTCCAATAGAGTGATAGTTTATGGtctattttaagtttattaaatcGAGTTTTCCTTTGAAAGTGTTATGTAAGAATGTGATAGTTTTGTTCCTAGCTAGATGAATGTGGCATTCATTTAGTTGCCATCAAACAATGTAACCctttgatttcattttattgtttCCTTGCAATAGTGTTTCATACTCAGTTTTGGCTGCCtgcttccttttttttttttgtcattgcTTCATTACTTAACTTCTTCTGACgacaaagaaaaatgtttttttaacaattttttgaaaatttttttataatttatataataatttgtattagtccgtttcaaatatattaacgaattaataaaataataatacgtagtctattgtcaaaaaattattaaaaaaaattattaacatgaTCCGATAATAAATTGGACAGCTACCACCAGTTGCTACAATAGCCTTTAaagatatttgaatttattaaaagtatttttactttgatttttaaaaataacatttggtaaaatatgaaaaattaatttcatccGTGATATCAAAATGGGAATAGAATATCAATGATAATAAGCTgcattaaaaattttataattttaaaaaattattgttaatgaagagaagaaaattaaGTAAGAAATGATCAGGAATTAAAATGATagaattgttataaaatatgaataaagtGATATTAAACTACATTCGTAAAAATAGTTCATGATCACGATTATCAATATATAAAGCAAAATTAAACAGAAAATCGAATAGATTTTAACAGAAGTGCAAATAATATTTCTTGGTTTGAGTTGATGTTTATAAAGTATCACTGCAAACAAATTTTCTCATCTctatctacaaaataaaatacttatatatatataactgaaatttttctcaaaataatatttgaaataattccCTAActgtaaaatgaaattttaaatagactTATTTACTGGGAATTCAAACTGGGTGTGACTTTTTGTATTAGAGGGGAGAATCGCGTGTGAGTGAGAAATATATTGTGTGAGTGCTTAGTCAAAAgctttagttttatttttaattattattattttgaaatttaataggTCAattttttctagggttttacgTATGGATTTATCTTTATAATCCTTAGCAAAATTCTCGCTACAacattacatattaattttccatacagaatatttatatataaatttttcccCCACTACTTACATAATAATTTGTATGTAAAGCAATTTCCAACATTCGTAGGTAAAATTCATATGCAACATATTATTTACCTATGAATccaaatccgtatgtaataatATACAGGTAAATTGTATTTTGGTTTAATGTAtccgtaggtccctattttggtcatgaatttcaaataggtcctctttcttttcgacgtatcaattgagtccttgtttttgtaaaattgaatcaattacaggcctgccgttaaattggacaaacggccgttaTAGTATTGGTTACGTGGCATGGTTCAGTGCAATTACTAATcagacgtggcatttaaaacgatttttgtattaaataattggtaTGCACAGATGTATATTAAGTTTTGGGTAAGGGCAAActaggaaatttgaaaaaattaaagggcAAGACGTTTTAATTGAGGAATGCAACTGAGATTGGGGAAAGAAATTGAGGGTTTTTATTATTAGGGTTCGCGTGAGAGGCCAAAAATCGCGATAAAGGGCAAGACGTTTTAATTGAGGAATGCAACTGAGATTGGGGAAAGAAATTGGGGGTTCTTACTACTAGGGTTCGCGTGAGGGAAAAAATCCCATTCTTTCTTGGATTCGAAGCGCCGGTGTTCGTGGGTGAAGATTATGTAGTTGGAAGTGGGAGGGTGCGCGTTCTTTGTTCGATTCGAAGTGATGGATAATGAAGTGCAGAAGTCGCATTCTTGTTCATCTTCGACATGCAATGGGTGGCGGAATCAAAACTGTGATGTCATTTTTCGTGGTGGTGGAGTATCTACCATTGATGGTATATCACTCCTTTGCCTCTGTGGAGAGAAAATAATGGTAAGAACAGCTAGAACTGCTAAGAACAGAGGGAAGCAATTCTGGAGCTGCCCTAAGTACAAGGTAAGAACGTGTAGAAGTAGtgttttgtttattgttgtagAATAACCAATCTTAATgggataaaatataatatcaagtTAGCGTAGGCTAACCAatgtttt includes these proteins:
- the LOC128193628 gene encoding cytochrome P450 82A3-like, which translates into the protein MDFLLNCLTLNTTTLIASFLSLILLFFYLYRRISSEKRAPIVKGAWPILGHLSLLNGSKTPHRTLAALADKYGPLFTIKLGLKDALVLSNWEMSKELFTTNDLAVSSRPKLVAVEVMSYNQAFVGLAPYGPYWRELRKIVTKEFLSNRRIEQLSHIRISEIQTSFKELCDLCNTSVNNKKENESSYGAATLVDMKEWFEHLTFNIIVRMVVGKRYFGVAHVEGKEKAERFMKNLDEFMNLMGTFTVADGVPCLRWLDLGGHEKAMKATAKEMDTLLSEWLEEHREKKGLGEKVKGDQDFMDVMISALNGAPIHGFDADTICKATTLELILGGTDSTAVTLTWALSLLVRNPLAMEKAKEEIDMQIGKDGYIRESDISKLVYLQAIVKETLRLYPPAPLSSPRVFIENCILGGYHIKKGTRLMHNLWKIHRDPSVWSDPLEFKPERFLTTHQHVDLKGRHFELLPFGSGRRMCAGMSLGLNVLHFTLANMLHSFDISNPSTEPVDMTELFGFVNTRATPLEVLVKPRLPPNYYESL